GGAAGGTTTGTTTTCAGTGTAGGagaaatttgagaatattaatggaacaaagagaagaagataGGAAGAAGGTGTAGAGAGAGGGGAACTAAGGAGCCTGAGAAGTTGAGAAGTGACAGAACTGAGACAGGTGGAAGAATAAGCTTTGAATCAAGGAAGCACAGCTTCTTTGAGGTGCGAAGGAGCAGAAGCTCCCTTTTGGTGGGTGTGAGGTTGGTTTTAGAGCTCAGGTCATATGACTTCTGCTTCCCTGGAGAGCTAATGGCAGAGTCAGTGGTAAGTGACTGAAAGTGAGAAAAGGGGAAGAATGGGGATCCAGAACACCAGAGGGGGTTGGAGAATGAGCCGTGAGGAGTGGTACAGGGAATCAGCAAGAGATTCTTTGGACTTCCGTGCTGTTGGTTTAGTAAACCTGGGGAGTAAGGCAACTGAGCCTAGTCCATGAATCTGTAAGACTTCATTCTTCCAGTTGGGCAGTGAGATGAGAGAGGTGGTAACAGCCCAAGGTTTGAAGAAGTGCAAAATATGGGAGAAGTCccggggaggggagagaaggtcAGCTACGAAGTCTAGGGTCCTGTCCGGTAGGAGAAAGTAAGCCCTGACAGGGAATAGGATTTGAAGAGAGAGACCACCCAAGAGAGCTCGGTAAGGTAATGCTGAGTAGGTTATGCAAGAtggattgaaaaagaaaaatggaagtgaGCAGATTTGAACCCTGAGAATGTCTAAAGTGTCCTGCATGATCTAATAGAATAGCCACCAATCTCATAGGGCTATATAAATGTGGTTAGACTGAACTAAGCTGTGCTACAATGTAAAAATTCATGCTGGATTCCAAAGACatactgtgaaaaagaaaaaaaaggtcgTTGAGTatctcattaaatttttatattgactACATCTGtaaataatacttttaatatattgagttaaataaaatatgtattaaaattaatttcaccagCTTCTTTTCACCTTTTTAATGTGTCTACTAAGAAAACCTGAGTTACATATGTGGCTCACACTACATTCCTGCTGCATGGCACTGGTGTAGACACTCCCTTCCCTAGCACATGGATTGTCTGTGTCCCCAACATCTGGAACAGGGAGCCAGCGAACAAAGGGACCTCAGTGAATGGTGTGTGCGtgcatttgaaataaatgaaaggatgaGTGAATAAATTCATGAATGAGTGAGTAGATGAGTGAGGATTATATATAGTTTTCAAGaagttagtcagttttctatatCACTGAGGATTATGTGTGAAtatacaaatgaatgaaagagaaacagTTAAAATTGAGGAAAATTCATGAAAGCTTTGAAATAGGGAGTCTCACAGAGAATTTTATGGGAGACTTAATATAAGGGCCTGAGAATTTGAACCCTTGCCTCACCCACccacctttttatcttttaaaaaagcacttcTGTAGCACTGTAGTATATGCCAAGGCTTTCTTGGGCATTTGCTTGCATTAACTCTTAAACTTCATATTTACACTATGGGGTAGATATGCTTATTAACTCccttttataaagaatgaaacGAAGGCtcagaaaatgttaaataacttgcctaggATCACTGAGGAAGTGATGACATTGGTATTTGAACCAGGCTACCTGGCCCCAGACTCTGTATCCCTATTATACCATCCTGCCTttttttccctgtcattttgcTTCATTCCCAAACTCCTCTACACTAGAGATATaggtttctttcttctccctttacTAGCTTCTCTTCCATCCTCAATCCCTCAGACCTCATATATTCCAGCAGAAAGTTCTCAATGAACCTTAATTCCTGGAAACAACTAAGTAATCCTCAACTTCCCCATAAATGACACAAAAACTACTGTAGATGCATGGTCAAACACAACAGCCAGTTaaccctgcctctgcctccccttaCTGCTGCctccttttcctgtccttcctaTGCACATCACTTCCTGCAAGGTTTGAGTGGAGTGTTGGAGGATCCCAAGCTTCATGTCTCTGAGGAAAGGTTTACCTGTCAGTCTAGCAGATGCCTGAGAGGTGATCATGGAGTGCAGAACAGGGGGTTTTCTAGACATCACTTTGGCCAGTGCCTGGGAGGTGCCTCAGTCCCACCCATCAAGGATTCTTTTTTGGCCTCTGTTTGGATACTTGGTGACCAAATAACCCTGAATTTCCACCCAAGATAGCCCAGGAGATGTCTCAGTGCCCCCACCAGAGACTTCATTCCAACCTCTGTTGGAGACCTCCAGTGACACACCAGCCCTGGATTTCCACCCATTGGGAGCAACCTTAGCCCAGGAGCTCCTCCTTCAGGGCCAAGCACAGACTGGAACGCTAAGAAGGAACCAAAAGGccaccttcctctctttctttctcattaaatTGTGAATAATAATGCATTTACTTATTCTCCCACTTAAAAAGTTGTTTAAATCCTTTGAAGAATCTTGCAAGGTAGCTTGGCTAGACAGCAGGCGGGACAGTCCAGTGCCTCTGGTGGTGAGGCCAGGGTCTTCCACTCGCCTGTCTTTTGATCCAGCAAGTAGGCGTTTGGATTGATGGTGTAGTCCTTTGTCTGGACATCACTGGCTGTGGTGACACCCCCACATACAAACACCTTGCTGTCTCCAATGGAGCATATAGCATGGGACACATCCAAGGGACAGTTGTTGGGCAAGAGAGGCACTGAGGTGGTCGTCTTGTTGGCCTTTATCTTCTGCAGGTTGATTTCTACACTCTGCCGGTGGCTGTGCACACAAAGGATATTATCCTGATGGAAAGAGAGCAGAGGCCGGTGGTTGAACTCAATAGGAAAGGTAATacactggaccacatccccagtggTGGTGTCAAAGCAGTCCACTACCCCAACCCGGGAGATGTAGCCTTTCACCAAGCACCGCCCAGTGACAATGTATAGGTTCCGGTCACCCTTGGTAATCACAGCTGTGCCATCCATAGGGATGCTCATTTTCCCTGCCAGGCACCAACATTCCTTGCGATCATCATAACGATAGATGTTGGAGACATATCGCCTTGGGGCAATGCTCCCACCCACTGAGTATACTGTCCCCCCACAGGTCACCATGGTGTGAAAGACAAGCCCAATGGGCAGATCAGGCAACTTGGTCCAGGAGTTGTCATCCATGTCATACCGCCAGGCTGTCTTCAGCCCTGAAATCTGCTCAGTGGTGCCACCAGAGATGTAGATGTAGCGACCAGCAGAAGTGGCACTTAGTGCTGCTGCCCTGTAAGGCATCTCTGAGAGCTTCAACCACAGGTTCTCCTGGATGATATAGGCAAACACTCCATCGTTGAACTTGCCATGGGCCTTTTGGCCACCAAGGATGACCACAGAGTCAAGCAGGGCCCCTTTCCGCTGGTAGGTCAGCAGGCTGCATGGCCGCTCCTGCTTTCGGTCCATCAGGACACTCTCAATCAGGGTCACATGGGCTGAGCTGTTCTCCATGCCCATCAGCTTGTTGCTGGCAAACATCAGTGTCTTGTTGGAGACTGCATTGAGATTGATATAATTGAAGAACTTCTTGAAATATTTCTCCCGCTCCTCCTTCCGGAAGTAGACCCAATTGACAAGTGCACTGAGAGCCTGGTCCTCATTGAGCACATGAAGGTTTTCATCGCGGAGCAGGCGGCCGAAGATGACAGGTGGGCAGCGCATGAAGTTCATGGAGCCCTCAGGACTGGCCCAGTAGTGGAAGTTGTCACGAATGCCGGAGTAGGCCAAGTCTGATACCTCTTTCAGCTCAAACAACTCAGCTAAGAAGAGGTAGCGCAGACAATTGGCACGGCGGATAGATTTAATAAGGAAGTCATTGCAGTGGATCCGAAGGCGTGGTGTGTTGAAATACTGGGCTCCCCGAAGCAGCTCCTCCACGTTCTGTTCTGAGATCACCACCTTGCCACTGTAGAAGTAGTCCAGCAGCTGGTCCACGGTGCCTGGACTCAGGTAGTTGGGGTCAATGGTGATGAAGAGTTCATCAGTGGTTTTCATGTCGTTGCTGGAGATGAGGCTCTTCACCAGTGGAGAGACAGCTGCCAGCACGTTCCGATGTGCAAAGAAGACATGGTGGTCCACGGTGAGGGCCATGTCCCAGTACTCTTTGCGTTTCCTCTGTTTATTCAGGTTCTGTAGCACAAAGCTGTTGTAGTTTTTCTCTGTGAATTCCAATTTCATGGTGATTCTTGctgactgaggcagaagatcagCAGCAGGTACTGGAGAACAGACTTTCTCAGGCCTTTGGGATTCAGATTGATGGTTGTTTGCAGACCAGTTGAGCAGAGAGGAGTTGGGGGTGAAAGAGAGGATGATGTCACAGAGCAGATGAGGTCATCACAATGCAGGCCCCCTGCGGCCTTTCTCAGAGGCATAGGGCCTTTCTATCCTCTGATGGTTATAACTTGCCAAGGTTAGATAACCTACCGGGACCTAGAACCCAAGCCCAGAGCTCAGGAAGAAGCTCAGGAATGGGCTGCAATGCCTACCTGGGACTTTCAAACCTTAGTCCAAGGCTTCTTCTGGGATGTCAGAGCCAGTTTGAGTATGGCAGTATGTAggggagatggaggaagggaaaagattATCAGATCATTTAGAAGAATTCTCCCATTTCACAGAAGGGAAAGTGAGACCCAGAGAAGAGAAAGTACTTAATTCAGGTAACAGAGTCAGCTGGAAATAGAACATGGCCTGGAACCCAAGCTGCCTGTAACTTAGAACTCTTTCCACCTTTTCAGGAAGTTCCTAACCATTCAGCTTTTCACAGTCTCTGATTCTCAGGATTCAGAGTCCCTTTCTCTGCCAAAGTCCAGAGCATCCGAGAAGAAAAACTCTATCCTTTGGCTTCTGACCTTTATGGCCATGAACACCATTCTTCAAAATGGAGAGGTGAGGACCACTCATTGAAGCAGGTGTGTAGGAGCTAGCCACGCCCCAGGGATGGGAGGTCCCATAGAGCCCTGATTATTTTTGCCACAAACTGGAACGTTCGCTCACATTTCCAAATGTCTAGTAAAATGTTGGGGACGGTAGGGGGTCAGCTCTCTCCATCAGGGGTGGACTTAGACAAGTGACacagacctcagtttccttatctgtgcgATGGGAGTAACAGTACCTGCTTCAAAGATTAGTTTAGATAAGAAAATGACTAGAGTGGTGAGCGATCGCTCAATGCTAGCTGCCATCCCTTGCTAATATTACAGCAGTTCGCcgtggtggtggtgatggctcTGGTTTCGTGATTGTCAGGGAGGCGATGATCCCCATAACGCTTCCTGAAACGACTTCCGGAGCCTTCTGCGGCCGCAAGGTGGGGCTGCAGGGTCACCCCCAGTCACCAGAGCACGCGGCCTCCGCGCCGGGGCGCCACCCAAACTCTAGAGACGGAAACCAGCAAACCGGTGCCTCTGTCCGCGGGGCTTTCACCCTCACGGTGCAGAAGCGACCCTGGAATTCTAACGGCAGGATCAGGGGCTCACGGTCTGGCAGATACACACGCGTCGCCACTTTACGGATAGGGGCACTGAGTCCCAGCGGGGGCCGTCTCGGAGTCACTGCGTCAACTCGGGAGGTGCCTGACCCCGCGGAACCTCCGGGTGGGGTTCCGCAGGGGAGCCGTGGGTCTCGCCGGCACTCTCCACCTCCCGGCCGGAGGGAGGAGAGGCTCTGTTAGTTCCTGGGGTTCGTCTGGGGGGCTATTGCCTGATTTAGGACAGGGTAATGGCCAGCCAAAGCCCCCGCGGTGGGGCAGAAGAGCTCGTTGGCCCCATCCCAACCAGGTTTTAGGGGCTTCTAGGAGGGCCCTCGACATCCAGGCCCTTGCACTTGGCTCTAGCATTGGCAAAAGGGTGTAGAGAGGACCTAACTCAGGTTCTGTCCCTGCTCTTCTCCATTCTGTGCCCCAAGTCCCACTCTGGAGTGTCCCTCTCAGGAAGATTTGGTGTCAGTCTTGAGGAACATGAGCCTCTCCAGCTCTTCCTTCCTGGCTTAGTCAGggtctcatttttgtttattgtcacccttcctcctttcatttcattccttttccttattttgggaTTTGGtaattgaaattgtttttttcttaaaacttactCTTTAGTACTCTGTTACCTTGACACCTGCATAGGACAGTCTTTTGGAGTAAGGTGACTGTACAAGGCTCAGAACTTCTGTCTGCCCCACTGGAAGAATTTTCTCTAAAGACTTCTCCAGCTCTGATCTGAGAAGCAGCTGCCACTTGGCTGCTGATGCTGACACCTTCAGGCTCCCACTGACCTCACTGCCCGGGGCATCTCTACCCCGAGCAGGTGGGGTGGGCCAGCCCTGTTGCTTAATAGGCTTTAACCCCACAGCCTTTAACCTTGAGGGCATTTCAGcggaggaggaggtggcagtgATCCTTTGCTATTGTTTTACATCCCAGAACACCAGAGCAGAAAGGAGCTCTCTCACAAGATGCTTCTAACCAGAGTGACCCTGGGGCCGTGGGTGTCATGGAGACCAGAGAGACCTCACTCCATGTGTCAGAACTCCTCCAGGTGgacaaactgaggcccagagagaggaaggggcttgCTCAACTCATGTCACAAGCTAGGGCTTGGACTCGGGGCTCTGTCACCTTCCTTTGCTCTCTGGTTACAGAGAATGGACTCTCTAGCTTGTGCTTGACTTTTGTTGGACTGTGGGGCTTGTCATCTTCAGGAAACCTATTAAGAGCTGTGCATGCAGTTGTGTGCCCGTtgtcccacctactcaggaggctgaggcaggtgaatcTCTTGAGTCCAGGACTACTGGGCTGACCtagtaacatagcaagaccctgtctcaaaagcaaaaacaaacaaaagagaagaaaggaaaagaaaaagaaattcattaaagAAGTGACAGTGCCC
The Sciurus carolinensis chromosome 14, mSciCar1.2, whole genome shotgun sequence DNA segment above includes these coding regions:
- the Ccin gene encoding calicin gives rise to the protein MKLEFTEKNYNSFVLQNLNKQRKRKEYWDMALTVDHHVFFAHRNVLAAVSPLVKSLISSNDMKTTDELFITIDPNYLSPGTVDQLLDYFYSGKVVISEQNVEELLRGAQYFNTPRLRIHCNDFLIKSIRRANCLRYLFLAELFELKEVSDLAYSGIRDNFHYWASPEGSMNFMRCPPVIFGRLLRDENLHVLNEDQALSALVNWVYFRKEEREKYFKKFFNYINLNAVSNKTLMFASNKLMGMENSSAHVTLIESVLMDRKQERPCSLLTYQRKGALLDSVVILGGQKAHGKFNDGVFAYIIQENLWLKLSEMPYRAAALSATSAGRYIYISGGTTEQISGLKTAWRYDMDDNSWTKLPDLPIGLVFHTMVTCGGTVYSVGGSIAPRRYVSNIYRYDDRKECWCLAGKMSIPMDGTAVITKGDRNLYIVTGRCLVKGYISRVGVVDCFDTTTGDVVQCITFPIEFNHRPLLSFHQDNILCVHSHRQSVEINLQKIKANKTTTSVPLLPNNCPLDVSHAICSIGDSKVFVCGGVTTASDVQTKDYTINPNAYLLDQKTGEWKTLASPPEALDCPACCLAKLPCKILQRI